In a genomic window of bacterium:
- a CDS encoding isochorismate synthase, whose product MKPLEEFTSWSGDDRVFWRAPGVDAMAGLGAARAVEVDGRWRFEAAAAAAAELLDEGEVAFAGFGFADRSGTGAWDGYPSGRLVVPERIIRGSAQGAGHTDGDSALRVEDGTRATYRDAVKQAADAIDAGELAKVVVAREVEAVGRIDPAVVLSRLSDRFESCAIFGFGRGRSCFVGASPEVLAELNGDVVTTFAVAGTAPRGATPADDYAIAERLATDPKEQAEHHYVVEYLRTRLALAGVELDPTGDTEVRTLPGIHHLATTVTGRIAPEPGMALRLAGALHPTPAVGGTPTTFAQQWIAEHEGLDRGWYAGPVGWIDHRGCGSFYVALRSALIGPDGMRLYAGAGIVSGSDPEQELIETDVKFAAVLDVVT is encoded by the coding sequence ATGAAGCCTCTGGAGGAATTCACCTCGTGGTCCGGCGACGACCGGGTCTTTTGGCGGGCCCCGGGCGTCGACGCCATGGCTGGGTTGGGAGCGGCGCGGGCTGTCGAAGTTGATGGTCGTTGGCGCTTTGAGGCCGCCGCCGCAGCCGCCGCTGAGTTGTTGGATGAGGGGGAGGTTGCTTTTGCCGGCTTCGGTTTCGCTGATCGGTCGGGAACAGGGGCGTGGGACGGATATCCGAGCGGGCGGTTGGTGGTGCCGGAGCGGATTATTCGGGGGTCGGCACAGGGAGCAGGCCACACCGACGGCGACAGCGCCTTGCGGGTTGAAGATGGAACTCGGGCCACCTATCGAGACGCGGTGAAGCAGGCCGCTGATGCCATCGATGCCGGAGAGCTGGCCAAGGTGGTGGTCGCTCGAGAGGTGGAGGCGGTCGGCCGCATTGACCCCGCGGTGGTGCTGTCCCGGCTGTCAGATCGGTTCGAGTCGTGTGCGATATTCGGTTTTGGCCGAGGGAGGTCGTGCTTTGTGGGTGCGAGCCCTGAGGTTTTGGCAGAGCTCAACGGCGATGTGGTTACCACCTTTGCAGTGGCCGGCACCGCTCCTCGAGGGGCCACACCGGCCGACGACTATGCAATCGCCGAGCGGTTGGCCACCGATCCCAAGGAGCAGGCCGAGCACCACTATGTAGTCGAATACCTGCGCACCCGCTTGGCCCTCGCTGGAGTGGAGTTGGATCCCACCGGCGATACCGAGGTTAGGACGCTGCCCGGCATTCACCACCTAGCCACCACTGTTACTGGCCGGATCGCCCCTGAGCCCGGCATGGCCCTGCGCCTGGCGGGTGCTCTGCACCCCACACCGGCAGTGGGGGGCACGCCGACCACGTTCGCACAGCAGTGGATCGCCGAGCATGAGGGCCTTGACCGCGGGTGGTACGCCGGGCCAGTTGGGTGGATTGACCACCGGGGCTGCGGCTCGTTCTACGTGGCGCTGCGCTCGGCGTTGATCGGACCCGACGGGATGCGCCTATATGCCGGGGCGGGCATCGTGTCCGGGTCCGACCCCGAACAGGAACTCATAGAGACCGACGTCAAGTTCGCGGCTGTGCTGGATGTGGTGACATGA
- the menD gene encoding 2-succinyl-5-enolpyruvyl-6-hydroxy-3-cyclohexene-1-carboxylic-acid synthase, which yields MTDLAYRATGRFWAELAACGIADVVVSPGSRSTPLAVTARNQEDLRVTVQLDERVAGFCALGMAKASGRPVAVVCTSGTAAANLFPAVVEAHHSGVPLVVCTADRPPELRDAGAGQTIDQVKLYGDHVRWYAETPCDLDDSDYFARLAVRAATAAGAGPNLGPVHLNWPFRKPLEPQGPIPRFGASVGQSIAPVRTLVEADVDAVRQLAGRRGLIVSGALDVDDAGAAAIVAFAETAGWPVVADAGSQLRGRGPMVLDGAEWVLRRTDLAPDVLVRIGGPPSNRAIIDLVASCGATDRLLVDSRRRWEDPS from the coding sequence ATGACCGACCTGGCCTACCGGGCCACCGGCAGGTTCTGGGCTGAGCTGGCGGCCTGCGGGATTGCCGACGTGGTGGTGTCGCCCGGGTCCCGGTCGACCCCCCTCGCGGTGACCGCCCGCAATCAGGAAGATTTGCGGGTCACCGTGCAGCTCGACGAGCGGGTGGCTGGATTCTGCGCCTTGGGGATGGCAAAAGCGTCGGGTCGCCCAGTTGCGGTGGTGTGCACGTCGGGGACTGCGGCGGCCAATCTCTTCCCGGCAGTGGTGGAGGCTCATCACAGCGGGGTGCCGCTGGTGGTTTGCACCGCCGACCGACCCCCGGAGCTGCGAGATGCCGGCGCCGGCCAGACCATCGATCAGGTGAAGCTCTACGGGGACCATGTCCGCTGGTACGCCGAGACTCCCTGCGACCTCGACGATTCCGACTATTTCGCCAGACTGGCCGTTCGGGCGGCCACCGCCGCTGGGGCGGGTCCCAATCTGGGGCCGGTGCATCTCAATTGGCCGTTTCGCAAGCCGCTGGAACCCCAAGGTCCGATTCCCCGATTCGGTGCATCCGTGGGCCAGTCAATTGCCCCGGTCCGGACACTTGTGGAAGCCGATGTGGACGCGGTGCGGCAATTGGCCGGTCGTCGGGGCTTGATCGTGTCGGGCGCATTGGATGTGGACGACGCCGGTGCCGCAGCCATCGTCGCCTTTGCCGAGACGGCGGGGTGGCCGGTGGTGGCCGACGCCGGATCGCAGCTCCGGGGCCGGGGGCCAATGGTGCTGGATGGTGCGGAGTGGGTGCTGAGACGCACCGACTTGGCCCCCGACGTGCTGGTGCGCATCGGCGGTCCCCCCAGCAATCGGGCGATTATCGACTTAGTGGCGTCGTGCGGGGCGACCGATCGGCTATTGGTGGATTCCCGCCGCCGCTGGGAGGATCCTTCG
- a CDS encoding PIN domain-containing protein, giving the protein MRFADTSFWVGLLLPRDRRHPDATALWTRDNEPVRTSNLVLGETWTLLRYRADHGAAVRFLDTIDQSGRVSRAPVDAHIDERAWEWLRRHDERAYSYVDAVSFEIMRRERITEALAFDGDFTAAGFVEVRP; this is encoded by the coding sequence GTGAGATTCGCTGACACTTCATTTTGGGTTGGCCTGCTGCTTCCCCGAGACCGGCGGCACCCCGATGCCACCGCCTTGTGGACCAGGGATAACGAGCCTGTTCGCACTTCCAATCTGGTGCTCGGCGAGACGTGGACCTTGCTCAGGTACCGAGCCGACCACGGGGCGGCTGTTCGATTTCTAGACACCATTGACCAGTCGGGCCGTGTTTCCCGAGCCCCGGTGGATGCCCACATCGACGAGCGAGCCTGGGAATGGCTGCGCCGACACGACGAGCGGGCCTACTCCTATGTGGATGCGGTCAGCTTCGAAATCATGCGACGGGAGCGAATAACGGAGGCCCTGGCATTCGACGGCGACTTCACCGCCGCCGGATTCGTCGAAGTCCGCCCCTGA
- a CDS encoding ribbon-helix-helix domain-containing protein, which produces MRRIQLYMDDDLDHALTAEAARSGRTRSELVRMAVRQSLEHALSESHDPVDALIGSVDIDPIDDIDAAIYLQ; this is translated from the coding sequence GTGCGGCGTATACAGCTATATATGGATGACGATCTGGATCACGCCCTCACTGCGGAGGCAGCGCGATCCGGCAGGACCCGATCCGAATTGGTCAGGATGGCCGTGCGCCAGTCCCTAGAGCATGCGCTCTCCGAAAGCCATGACCCAGTCGACGCCCTGATCGGATCTGTTGACATCGATCCCATCGACGACATCGACGCTGCCATTTATCTCCAGTGA
- a CDS encoding ATP-binding protein: protein MEGERPRYFPDEGDVPDSQPFTPGFGSTPPCLVGRDELIRDVCALLAGDPASEGGANVLLAPRGLGKTVVLNEIEDAAQEERGWLVLSVSGTDGDPIAETHKAVLRAHDYWAQTHGEPAKRQVSGMSVGAAGLTAGVSFDEEADLRRTGYGDDLRRDLGELAGAAARIGVRVLLTMDEMHAIPLAKARQLGSYIQHIAKRERQALVFVGAALPYITETLLADRKSTFLQRLAVHRVDNLSEPETRRGLREPIEMHGGLIGEDALDIATSAVAGHPYMLQLVGDRMWRAAGGANNPIASNHAKGAVAGATESLEDHLFAPTWESLSDTDKRFLAALAVLAEGDDSPRVAAICEEAGIGKSSASAYRRRLLLSGMASPGSRGRLKLAHPAIGPWLRRSIAASAVRVPEAPLPGI, encoded by the coding sequence GTGGAGGGAGAACGACCCCGCTATTTTCCCGACGAGGGGGATGTCCCGGATTCACAGCCGTTCACTCCAGGGTTCGGGAGCACGCCGCCGTGTTTGGTGGGGAGGGATGAGCTGATCCGCGACGTGTGCGCTCTGCTGGCTGGAGATCCCGCAAGCGAGGGAGGGGCAAATGTGTTGCTGGCTCCCCGGGGTTTGGGCAAGACGGTCGTGTTGAACGAGATTGAGGACGCGGCCCAAGAGGAGCGGGGCTGGCTAGTTCTGTCAGTCTCAGGTACCGACGGCGATCCGATTGCGGAAACGCACAAGGCAGTCCTTCGAGCACACGACTACTGGGCGCAAACTCACGGTGAACCCGCCAAGCGACAGGTGTCTGGCATGAGCGTAGGAGCAGCAGGCTTGACGGCCGGTGTCTCGTTCGACGAGGAGGCCGATCTGAGGCGAACGGGATATGGCGATGACCTTCGGCGCGATCTAGGGGAGCTTGCGGGCGCGGCTGCCCGAATTGGTGTCCGTGTGCTGCTCACCATGGACGAGATGCATGCGATCCCACTGGCCAAAGCTCGACAGCTAGGCTCGTACATTCAGCACATCGCCAAGCGGGAACGACAGGCGCTGGTATTTGTGGGAGCGGCACTGCCCTATATCACCGAAACCCTGCTGGCCGACCGGAAATCGACATTTCTGCAACGCCTTGCTGTCCACAGGGTGGACAACTTGTCTGAACCCGAGACAAGGCGCGGACTTCGAGAGCCAATTGAAATGCACGGGGGCCTCATAGGTGAAGACGCCTTGGACATTGCCACCTCCGCTGTGGCTGGCCATCCGTACATGCTTCAGTTGGTGGGAGACAGGATGTGGCGCGCTGCGGGGGGTGCGAACAACCCAATCGCCAGCAACCACGCAAAAGGAGCTGTCGCCGGGGCTACAGAGTCGCTAGAAGATCACTTGTTTGCCCCGACATGGGAGAGCCTGTCGGACACCGACAAGCGCTTCCTGGCAGCCTTGGCCGTTCTTGCTGAGGGAGATGATTCGCCACGGGTCGCTGCGATATGCGAAGAGGCTGGCATTGGCAAGTCCAGCGCTAGCGCATATCGCAGGCGCCTGCTCCTGTCGGGGATGGCAAGTCCTGGGAGTCGAGGCAGATTGAAGCTGGCACACCCGGCTATTGGACCCTGGTTACGCCGATCAATCGCAGCTAGCGCAGTGCGCGTCCCCGAAGCTCCCTTACCGGGGATCTGA